A segment of the Verrucomicrobiia bacterium genome:
GCTTGTCTGGCTGCGCGCGCGGAGTTCCAAGATCTGACCCAGAAGGACCAGCACGGTAATGGCCGCGGCGACTTCGAAATAAACTTCGATGTGTCCATCTTCGCCGTGGAACGACGAAGGAAAAATGCCGGGGCAAAGCACGGCCGCTGCGCTGAAAAGGTAAGCCGCACCCGTGCCCATGGCAATCAAGGTGAACATGTTGAGGCTGCGGTGCCTGAGCGACAGGGCCGCGCGCTCGAAAAAGGGCCAGCCGCCCCAGGCAATGACCGGGGTGGCGAGTAAGAACTGGATCCACGGGAACCAGGAGGCGTGCATCAACGGTGAAAGGAACGGCAGCATGCCTCCCATGGCGCCGGCCAATAACGGCAGCGTCAGAAGAAGGCTGATTCCAAAACGCCGCGCCATGCTTTCCAGCTCGGTATTTTTTTCCTCCATTTCTCCGCCGGAGGCCTTAAGTTCCAAGGCCATGCCGCATTTCGGACAAACGCCGGGGGAAGAGCGGGCGATCTCGGGGTGCATCGGGCAAGTGTAAGCGGGCGAGCCCGCGGGAATTTCTTTGGGCTCGAGCGCCATGCCGCATTTGGGACACGCTCCCGGACGCTTCTGTTCGATTTCCGGGTGCATGGGGCAGGTATAACCGGCGCCCGGTTTCTTTTCCGCGCCTGAATCGCCGTGACAGCAATGAGGCATGGCGTCCTCCTTTTTATTCTTCAACGCCGGCTTTTTTGTGACGAGCGTTTTCCGAAAGCGCCCGGCTTTTCCACAAGGAGAAAAGCGCGGGATAAACCAGGAGCTCTAAAATGAAAGAGCTGATAAGCCCGCCGACCATGGGCGCGGCAACCCGTTTCATCATATCGGCACCCGTGCCGTCCGAGCCCATGATCGGAAGCAGGCCTACAAGCGCAGCCATGACCGTCATGATTTTCGGCCGCACGCGCTTGACCGCGCCATGGACAATGGCCTCGTCCAAATCGCTTTTGGAATTCATCCGGCCTTCGCGCACGGCGTCATTGTAGGCCAGATCGAGATAGAGCAGCATGAAGACGCCTGTTTCCGCATCAAGCCCCATGAGCGCGATCATGCCCACCCAGACCGCGATTGAAACATTGTAGCCCAAAATATAAAGGAGCCATACGGCGCCGACGAGGGAAAACGGCACGGCAAGCAGTACAATGCCCGTCTTCACCGCGGATTTGGTATTCATGTAAAGCAGCAGCGCGATCAGGAACAGCGTGAACGGCAAAACGACCTTCAGCCGCTCCCGGACGCGCTGCATGTTTTCGTACTGCCCGCTCCAAACAAGGTGATAGCCCGACGGCAGGGAAACGCCGCGCTGCACAATGTCCTTGGCTTCTTTCACGAAGCCGCCGACGTCACGGCCCGCGATGTCGATGTAGACATAACCCGCGAGCATGCCGTTCTCATTGCGGATCATGCCCGGCCCCTCGACTTTCCGGATGTCGGCAAGGAGCGACAGCGGGACTTTCTTCCCGTCCGGCATGGAGATCAGGATCCTCTTCAGCGCGGGCAGGTTGTCGCGGAAATCGCTGAGATAACGGACGAGGACCGGATAACGCGCGCGGCCGTCGATCACGGTTGTTGCCGTCTCGCCGCCGACGGCGGTCATGACCATCGATTCCGCGTCTGCCACGGTCAGCCCGAAATGCGCGAGATGCTCGCGCTTCAGGTTGATGTCGAGAAAGTACCCGCCGGCCACGCGCTCGCTGTAAGCGCTTCGCACGCCGCGCACGCCGCCGAGTGTTTTCTCGAGCTCCTCGCCGATTTGCTGGATTTGGGTTAGATCCGGCCCCATGATCTTGATGCCGACAGGCGTGCGGATGCCGGTGGACAGCATGTCGATGCGGTTGCGGATCGGCATGGTCCAGATGTTGGGAATGCCCGGCAGGCGGAGTCCGGCATCCATGTGATGCACCAGTTCTTCGTAGCTGATGCGCCGTTCCGGAAGGATTTTCCGGAGCGATTCCGCCAGCGGTGACGGCACCCAGCCGGGAATTTCGCGCGGCACTTTGCGCCACTCGCTTTTCGGCTTCAGAAGCACGGTCGTCTCCACCATGGAAAACGGCGCAGGGTCGGTAGACGTTTCCGCCCGTCCTGCTTTGCCGAACACGCGTTCGACCTCGGGAAAACTTTTCAGGATCCTGCCCTGAATCTGCAGGACCCGCTCCGCCTCGGTTACCGACATGCCGGGGAAGGCGGTGGGCATGTAAAGGATGGAGCCTTCATTGAGCGGAGGCATGAACTCCGAGCCTAGCCGGAAATAAACCGGCACCGTGACGGCGACAAGCAGCAGGGCCGCAAGAACGGTTTTTTTCGGGTGGCGCAGCACCCAATGCACCGCGGGCTCGTACACGCGGAAAAGCGCGCGGCTCACGGGATGCTTTTCCTCCGGATAGTAGCGGCCGACCAGGACCCGGTTAGCAAGCCCCGCCAGCCAGCGCGGGCGGAAGACGTAGGGATCCATGCGCGTAAACAACATGCGCATGGCGGGGTCGAGCGTGACCGCGAGCACAGCGGCAAGGGCCATGGCGAGATTTTTGCTCATGGCCAGAGGCCGGAACAGGCGGCCTTCCTGGTCGACGAGCGTGAAGATGGGCATGAACGCCGCGGCAATCACCAGCAGCGAAAAGAAAACCGACGGGCCCACTTCCTGCAGCGCGCGCAGGCGCACTTCGTGATAATCGCCTTTGCGCCCGCCCGCATCCCAGAGCTGCAGTTTTTTATAAGCGTTTTCCACCTCGACGATGGCGCCGTCGACGAGGATACCGATGGAAATCGCGATGCCCGCGAGCGACATGATGTTCGAGGTGAGCCCGAGAAAATACATCGGGATGAAAGCCAGCAGCACGGAAATGGGAATGGTCGCGATCGGCACTATGGCCGAAGGGATGTGCCAGAGGAAGATGAGGATCACCAGGCTTACGATCACCATTTCCTCGCCGAGCGTGTGCTTGAGCGTATGGATCGATTCCTTGATCAGCTCCGAGCGGTCGTAGGTTTCAACGACCTCGACGCCTGGGGGAAGGCTCGATTTGAGCTCCTCCATTTTCTCCTTCACGCGCTGGATAACGTGCAGCGCATTTTCGCCGTGGCGCATCACCACGATACCGCCCACGGTGTCGCCCTGTCCGTCGAGGTCGGTGACGCCTCGCCGTATTTCGGGACCCCAGCGCACGCTTGCCACGTGCTTGAGCAGCACCGGCGTCATGCGGTCGTCGCCCATCCGCACGACGATACTTTCGAGGTCGTGCTTGGATTTGATGTAGCCGCGCGCGCGGACCATGAACTCGAATCCGGAAAATTCGATGAGGCGCGCTCCGGTTTCGCTGTTGCTCTTGCGCACGGCATCAACCACTTCCATGAGCGAAATGTTGTAAGATTGAAGCCGGTCCGGATTGACGAGGACCTGGTATTGCTTTTCATAACCGCCGACGCTTGCCACTTCCGCGACACCGGGCACGGATTGCAGCGCGTACCGGAGATACCAATCCTGCAATGAGCGCAGGTCGCCGAGATTTTGCTTTCCGGAACGGTCGACCAGCGCGTACTGGTAGACCCAGCCCACGCTTGTCGCGTCCGGGCCCAGCTCTGTTTTCACGCCTTCGGGAAGGCGGGGAAGGATCTTGCTCAGGTATTCGAGCACGCGGCTGCGCGCCCAGTAAAGGTCCGTGCCGTCTTCGAAGATGACGTAGACGTACGAATAGCCGAAATCGGAAAAGCCGCGCACGGCTTTCACCTTTGGCGTTCCCAGCATTGCGGCCACAATGGGGTAGGTGACCTGGTCTTCCAGGATGTCGGGGCTGCGGTCCCACTTGGAATAGACGATCACCTGCGTGTCGGAAAGATCGGGGAGCGCGTCCAGCCGGATGCTGCGTACGCACCACACCGCCGAAAAAAGCGCGACGCCGGTGAGAATCAGCACCAGGAATTTATTGCGGGCTGAAAAGGCAATAATTTTCTCGATCATTGCGGATGCCGGTGCCCGCTCGCGGGCGCCGCCTCCGTTGTTTTGCCGGCCGTAAAGCCCTGCGCCGCCGCGCGGAGCCGGGATTCGGAATCGATGAGAAAAGCGGCGGAAGTGACGACGGTCTCGCCTTCTTTGAGCCCGTCGAGGATTTCCACGTAGCCGTCGCCTTCCATGCCGGTCATGACCTGCCGCGGTTCGATGCGGTCTTCGCCCTGGCCCACGAAAACGACCTTCGAAAAACCGGAATCGAGGACGGCCTCTTCGGGAACGACGAGCTTGTCCCCGAGCTCGACCTCGATACGCATGTCCACCGCCATGCCGGCCTTCAAAGCGTCGCCCTTATCGGTATCGATGCGCACGCGAAGTTTGCGGGGAAATTCGTTCAGGATGGGATCGGTCGTCCGGACCACGCCTTCGAAAACTTTCCCGGGAAGCGCAGGGGAGGCCATCATGACATGCTGCCCGGGCCTGACGAGTTCGGAATCCGATTCGTAAAGGTCCGCGTCCACCCACCCATGGCCTTGCGGAAGCTCGAGCGTCGCCGGAGAGTAGATGCTTGCGAGGATTTTCGGATCGAAGCTCGTATCCCGGATCTGCTTGAATTGTTCGTCGCTGAGCCCGGCCAGGCGCAGCTTGAGCTCGGCCAGTTCCATGAGCTTCTCCGCGCGGTCCCTGATTTTTTCCGTGGTGTTCACGCGTGATTTCCGGAAAGCGACGTAGGCCTCGCGATACTCGGTGAAGGCCGTGGCCACGTCGGGATTGTAGGCCGCATGCCCCACGGTATGCACGCTGTAAACAAGCGGCTTGATCTGCGCCTTATCCTTGGTGACGCCGATCAGCTGCTGGCGCGCGGGACTGATCTGCACGGCGGCACGGCCGTTGATGAGCCCTTCATTCGACGTTTCCGTGACGTGTACGAGCGGCATCCCGCAGATGGGGCATTTGCCCGGCTTGTCCGAGACGATCCAGGGATGCATCGAGCATTGGTAATAATCGGAAGCTGGCGCGGCGTGATCGTGTCCGGCGTGGGCGTGCTCCTCCGCCAGGCCCGCGGACGGGAAAGGCAGAAACGCGAAAGATACCATCAGAAACGCGACGAGAAACTTCATGAGACACCTCTTTCCGTAAGAATGAGAAAACGAAACGGACGCGGAAAGAGAATTCTAAATGCGCAGGACGGAGGAGAAAGCGAAGGGATCAAGGAAAGGCTGAGGCGGTGAAGACGAAAGGAGCGATGCTTCAAAATTCCGGGACACGGGCGCTTCGCGGGAAGGCGCGGCCGGAACGAAGACGTTTTGCGGCGCCGGAGAATCCGCCTTTTCCTTGAGCGCCAGCGAACCGCAATCGCGCGCGATCACGGTTTTAGAGCAGCAGGAACAGGCGGTTTTTTGGATCTTCAGCGTTCCGTCCTGAGCCATGGCCGGGCAGTGGCAGGCGAAAAGGACGGCCGGAACCAGCACCAGGAAGGCGACCAAAAAACGCGCGGTTTTCATAGAATCTCCTTAAGAGAACAGTAGCATTGGCCAGGGGCTCATGTCAATCGTGGTTTTAGCGGTCAACCGCATGGCGGCTACTAGCAAATCATAGCAAACCGCCGGTACTGCTTTGGCGTTCCTTCTCCAGGTGCTATGGTTTCAAAGTAACCAGTCTAAAGGGGGAAATTCCATGAGGCTCAAAACCGCCGCCGTTGTCCTGACGTTCCTGCTTCTTGCCTTCCTTCCTTCCGCGTTCAGCCAGGAAATGAATTCTCCGACAAAAGACGAAAGGCCCACGGTGAGAGCTGACAAAGCGCCGCCCGCCAATTTCGGGAGCTCGCGCTATACGGAAGAAGAAAACGACGTCCTTTTCCCGGCGGATCCGGCCGCGGCTTCCGCGCATCCTTCCGGCGCCATCGACGACCGCACCGTGCCGGCACCGCCACTCGCCGAAGGCAGCGGTGATCAGGCGGTAAATCCCATCGACGATAAATCCTACGTCGGCGGCATCGATGATCACTCCTTTCAGGCCGAGCCCTCGCCGAGCGCGGGCATCGACGATCTCTCGTACACGGCCGAACCTTCCCCGAGCGCGGCGAATCCGATCGACGATAAATCCTACGTCGGCGGCATCGACGATCATTCCTTCCAGGCCGAACCTTCGCCGAGCGCGGGCATCGACGATCATTCGTATCAGGCTGCACCCTCGCCGAGCGCGATTATCGATGACCATTCCTATCTGTCGGGCGCGCCGATCGACGATAAGTCCTACTAAGCCGCTTTTCTTCCTGAAAATCCTTTAGGCCGGCACCCCGGCCGCCGTATAATTCCGCATGCGATCCAAGCTCCAAAATATTTTCGGATGCGACCTCCGCTCCCTCGCGCTTTTCCGCATGGTCCTCGGCCTCCTTCTCATCGCCGATCTGGCGGTGCGTCTTCCGGACATCGTTTCCTTTTATACGGATGCCGGACTGCTCCCGCGCGCCGCGGCCATGGCTTCGGCCCTGCCCGCGGGCCGGCTTTCGTTTTATTTTTTGAACGGCAGCACGGGCTATGCGCTTGTTCTATTCGGAATTTCCGCCTTGGCCGCGCTGGCTCTTGCCGCCGGACTTTTTACGCGCGCCGCGGCCGCGGTCTCATGGCTGATGCTCATGTCCCTGCACAACCGCAACATCCTCGTCGACAACGCGTCGAGCGAGTTCCTGCGGCTGCTTCTTTTCTGGTCTCTCTTCCTGCCGATGGGGGAACGTTTCAGCGTGGACCGCTTCCTGAAGCCCGCGCCCGGCGGGCCGCAGCAGCGTGAGACTTCCGCGGCCACGGCCGCGCTGCTCGTGCAGGTGGCCTGTGTTTATTTTTTTACCGGCCTGATGAAAGCCGAGTACGAGGGCTGGCACACCGGCGCCTCGCTTGTTCTGGGCATCGCGGACGAACAGAACAGCACGCCTCTGGCGATGATGTTCCTGCAGCATCCGGCGCTCGTGGCCGCGCTCGGCCGCGGGGTGCTGTTTCTCGAGCTCGCGGGCCCTGTCCTTCTTTTCTTTCCCATAAAAAATTTATTTTTCCGCGCCGCGGCGCTCGCAGGCTTCCTGGCCATGCAGGCCGGCATCGCGCTCACGCTGAACGTCGGGCTTTTCCCCGCGATTTCCATGGCGGCCTTCCTTCCTTTCCTTCCCTCCGAGTTCTGGGAAGCACTGGGCGGCTCTTCGCATGCGAAGGAAGCACGGCGCGGCCCAACCTGGCTGGCCCGCAATTTCCTCGCGGGAATTTGCCTGGTTTACGTGCTCGTCTACAACCTGCAGAGCGTGAAGGCGCTGCATTTCCGCGTGCCGAAACCGCTGCAGATTTTCGGCCATGCGGCAGGGCTCACCCAGGAATGGGGCATGTTCGCGCAGCTGCGCGGCAACCTCAACTGGTTCGTGGCCTGGGGCCGCCTCGAAAACGGGCAGGAGATGGATTTGTGGAAAAACCGGCCGGTGAGCTGGGAAAAGCCGACCCTCATCGCTCCCACGTACCGCAACGAACAGTGGCGCAAATACCTGAACACCACGACGAAATATTATCCCCGGCAGCTGCGCTACTTCACCGCGGATGCCTGCCGCGCCTGGGACGCGAAACATGGGGAAGGGGAAAAGCTCCGCGAAGCCGCGCTTTATTTTTTGACGCGTCTGCGCCGGCCCGACGGCACTTACGCGCCCGTGAAAAAACTCCTCCTGTGGAAATCTCCGTGCTCCTGGGATCTTGGGCCGCGGCCGGGAGAAATGTCCGAACGCGAAAAAGGCGGGAAGCTGTCGGCCCTCGGCGAAGTCAAAGACGGCGTGCGCGACGGAGAATGGACGTTCTGGTATCCGGACGGGGGGATGAAGGAACACGGCTATTACCAGAAAGGCCTTCAAACCGGATTCTGGCAGTCCTGGTACCAGGATGCCGCTCCCCAGGAGGAACGTTACTACAACGAAGGCAAGGCGCAGGGGCGCTGGAACCGCTGGCCGCCGCAGGGCGGCAGGCCGGCCAGCACCTGCTATGACAAAGGCCGCGAAGTCACCTGCCCGGGATGAGGCTTCCTCCGCTTTTGATATAATAGAAGAGCGACATCGGAGGAAGTATGGGATGCTTCAAAAAAATCTTCAACTGGATGGCCACCCGCGTGGCTTGCGCGAGCGGTCATCCCACGGCTTTTCTGACAGCCGTCTCCGTCGTCCTGGTCTGGGCCGTTACCGGGCCCCTTTTTCACTTCAGCGATACCTGGCAGCTGGTCATCAATACCGGCACCACGATCGTGACCTTCCTCATGGTCTTTCTGATCCAGAACACGCAGAACCGCGACAACGAAGCCATTCAATTGAAGCTGGACGAGCTGATCCGCTCCACGTCCGGCGCCCACAATTTCCTTCTGAATATCGAAGACCTCACGGAAGAAGAGCTCCAGCTCATCAAAAAGCGCTACTCAGAACTCGCCGTAAAAGTCCGCGAGGAACTGAAGATCGGAAAAAAAGACCTCGGCAATCCCGAAATCCGGCTCTCGGTCGAAAAGGAAAAAGCGGCCGCCTCCAAGAAAGCCAAGGCTCAAAAGCCCGAGAAATAAGCAGGCTTTCCCGTGCCGGGGCGCGACACTTCTTCCAGGACTTTTTCGGACAAGTCTTTTTTGTCGCAGTGCAGCGCCAGGTCGCCCAGCGAAATCATGCCGATCGGGCTGTTGTTCGTGTCGGTCACGATCATGCGCCGCACTCTTTTCTCCTTCATGATGCCGACCGCCCGTTCGAGATCGTAACTCGCGGGACAGCTCAGCACTTCCGCGCTCATCACTTCTTTGACCTGGGTCTTCACGGGATCCAGCCCTTTGGCAATGGCTCGAACCACGATGTCGCGGTCCGTGATGAAACCGATTGCCGTATTGGCTTTGTCGCATACCGGCAGGGCGCCGACGTCCCAGTTTCTCATCTCCTCGGCCGCTTCCTGCAATGTGGCCTCCGGTTCGATCGTCTGAACGTGAGTTGTCATGAGTTCTTTGAGTTTCATACGGCCTCCTTTCTCCAGAATGGTTCTAAAATATTAGGAGCGATGGGCCAATCAGGAAGACTAGGAAAAAAGCCGGGGATTTTCCGCGCCGCGCCGTACGATATTTGCTCAAAATGATTTTTCCCGCGATAACGTTCTTGTGCTTTGCTTTGCCGCGCTTAAAATGATCGCAAAGGACGTGAGCCATGCAGGATAAACACGCGGCAGGGCACTGGTTCGACCGCCACTGCTATGACAAAAACCGCGGCCGCTTTTTTCTGACGGAACCTTGGGAAAAGCTGGAAAAAGAAATCCTCGACTCCTGCGGGAAGCGGCATGTCACGCTTTCGCGCGGGGACTGCCTTTAC
Coding sequences within it:
- a CDS encoding heavy metal-binding domain-containing protein, with product MPHCCHGDSGAEKKPGAGYTCPMHPEIEQKRPGACPKCGMALEPKEIPAGSPAYTCPMHPEIARSSPGVCPKCGMALELKASGGEMEEKNTELESMARRFGISLLLTLPLLAGAMGGMLPFLSPLMHASWFPWIQFLLATPVIAWGGWPFFERAALSLRHRSLNMFTLIAMGTGAAYLFSAAAVLCPGIFPSSFHGEDGHIEVYFEVAAAITVLVLLGQILELRARSQTS
- a CDS encoding CusA/CzcA family heavy metal efflux RND transporter, whose amino-acid sequence is MIEKIIAFSARNKFLVLILTGVALFSAVWCVRSIRLDALPDLSDTQVIVYSKWDRSPDILEDQVTYPIVAAMLGTPKVKAVRGFSDFGYSYVYVIFEDGTDLYWARSRVLEYLSKILPRLPEGVKTELGPDATSVGWVYQYALVDRSGKQNLGDLRSLQDWYLRYALQSVPGVAEVASVGGYEKQYQVLVNPDRLQSYNISLMEVVDAVRKSNSETGARLIEFSGFEFMVRARGYIKSKHDLESIVVRMGDDRMTPVLLKHVASVRWGPEIRRGVTDLDGQGDTVGGIVVMRHGENALHVIQRVKEKMEELKSSLPPGVEVVETYDRSELIKESIHTLKHTLGEEMVIVSLVILIFLWHIPSAIVPIATIPISVLLAFIPMYFLGLTSNIMSLAGIAISIGILVDGAIVEVENAYKKLQLWDAGGRKGDYHEVRLRALQEVGPSVFFSLLVIAAAFMPIFTLVDQEGRLFRPLAMSKNLAMALAAVLAVTLDPAMRMLFTRMDPYVFRPRWLAGLANRVLVGRYYPEEKHPVSRALFRVYEPAVHWVLRHPKKTVLAALLLVAVTVPVYFRLGSEFMPPLNEGSILYMPTAFPGMSVTEAERVLQIQGRILKSFPEVERVFGKAGRAETSTDPAPFSMVETTVLLKPKSEWRKVPREIPGWVPSPLAESLRKILPERRISYEELVHHMDAGLRLPGIPNIWTMPIRNRIDMLSTGIRTPVGIKIMGPDLTQIQQIGEELEKTLGGVRGVRSAYSERVAGGYFLDINLKREHLAHFGLTVADAESMVMTAVGGETATTVIDGRARYPVLVRYLSDFRDNLPALKRILISMPDGKKVPLSLLADIRKVEGPGMIRNENGMLAGYVYIDIAGRDVGGFVKEAKDIVQRGVSLPSGYHLVWSGQYENMQRVRERLKVVLPFTLFLIALLLYMNTKSAVKTGIVLLAVPFSLVGAVWLLYILGYNVSIAVWVGMIALMGLDAETGVFMLLYLDLAYNDAVREGRMNSKSDLDEAIVHGAVKRVRPKIMTVMAALVGLLPIMGSDGTGADMMKRVAAPMVGGLISSFILELLVYPALFSLWKSRALSENARHKKAGVEE
- a CDS encoding efflux RND transporter periplasmic adaptor subunit → MKFLVAFLMVSFAFLPFPSAGLAEEHAHAGHDHAAPASDYYQCSMHPWIVSDKPGKCPICGMPLVHVTETSNEGLINGRAAVQISPARQQLIGVTKDKAQIKPLVYSVHTVGHAAYNPDVATAFTEYREAYVAFRKSRVNTTEKIRDRAEKLMELAELKLRLAGLSDEQFKQIRDTSFDPKILASIYSPATLELPQGHGWVDADLYESDSELVRPGQHVMMASPALPGKVFEGVVRTTDPILNEFPRKLRVRIDTDKGDALKAGMAVDMRIEVELGDKLVVPEEAVLDSGFSKVVFVGQGEDRIEPRQVMTGMEGDGYVEILDGLKEGETVVTSAAFLIDSESRLRAAAQGFTAGKTTEAAPASGHRHPQ
- a CDS encoding HTTM domain-containing protein: MRSKLQNIFGCDLRSLALFRMVLGLLLIADLAVRLPDIVSFYTDAGLLPRAAAMASALPAGRLSFYFLNGSTGYALVLFGISALAALALAAGLFTRAAAAVSWLMLMSLHNRNILVDNASSEFLRLLLFWSLFLPMGERFSVDRFLKPAPGGPQQRETSAATAALLVQVACVYFFTGLMKAEYEGWHTGASLVLGIADEQNSTPLAMMFLQHPALVAALGRGVLFLELAGPVLLFFPIKNLFFRAAALAGFLAMQAGIALTLNVGLFPAISMAAFLPFLPSEFWEALGGSSHAKEARRGPTWLARNFLAGICLVYVLVYNLQSVKALHFRVPKPLQIFGHAAGLTQEWGMFAQLRGNLNWFVAWGRLENGQEMDLWKNRPVSWEKPTLIAPTYRNEQWRKYLNTTTKYYPRQLRYFTADACRAWDAKHGEGEKLREAALYFLTRLRRPDGTYAPVKKLLLWKSPCSWDLGPRPGEMSEREKGGKLSALGEVKDGVRDGEWTFWYPDGGMKEHGYYQKGLQTGFWQSWYQDAAPQEERYYNEGKAQGRWNRWPPQGGRPASTCYDKGREVTCPG
- a CDS encoding low affinity iron permease family protein, with the translated sequence MATRVACASGHPTAFLTAVSVVLVWAVTGPLFHFSDTWQLVINTGTTIVTFLMVFLIQNTQNRDNEAIQLKLDELIRSTSGAHNFLLNIEDLTEEELQLIKKRYSELAVKVREELKIGKKDLGNPEIRLSVEKEKAAASKKAKAQKPEK
- a CDS encoding CBS domain-containing protein yields the protein MKLKELMTTHVQTIEPEATLQEAAEEMRNWDVGALPVCDKANTAIGFITDRDIVVRAIAKGLDPVKTQVKEVMSAEVLSCPASYDLERAVGIMKEKRVRRMIVTDTNNSPIGMISLGDLALHCDKKDLSEKVLEEVSRPGTGKPAYFSGF